TTGGACAGGAGACAGGGACAGTAGTACTCATTGTGCTCCGCAGTTAAACAGAGCAGCCAAAGTCCCAGAAGGTCGAAGTTAGAGTCCATTATTGTGACAAGGGACTCACTGGTGTGGCTCAACTGGTTAGTTGGCAGCCAATTAAGTTTCTAAATAAAgtaaaaccctaaccctgattCAAAACTTTTAAACCTTTCGCAAATAATTTTACACCAGCACCAAAGcgcttgggaaaaaaaaaaaagataaaatccTTTTCCTATTCATTCCTTCTACTGGAAGTCATTTTCCCACAGCATTTGGGACAAAGTTACGGCACTTTCTGTTGATACACGAGTTACTGTTTTACATTTGAACTTAATCAAGTCACTCCCCGTGCCCAAACATGACACCACTCTGAAAGCTGGAGGGGGATTTCCTCACCTAGAGAAACTTGATATTTTTACGACTAGAGAGAAGTAATTGCGAGTGACCGGGCAGGAAAGACTTACTGACCTCATGAAGTGCTTCGCTGGCAACCTGGTGCCCAACATCTggagaggaaggaaaggataAATGTACAGGACATCAGTTGAATCATATTTTCTCTCGTGCAGAGTGCTTTTACATCATCGTGAGCTAATAGAATGAATAAACACCTCCCACCCCCCCAGTGCTATTTATATCAGCCCAGTGAAATGAGGCAAAGCGTCTGGTTCAATTTTCCAGGATGTTTAACAAGGCAGAGCCGATGAGCCTCAACCTTTGTTAGATGGGAAATTAAAGAATTAAGaccagtttaaaaaataagtgGCGTACAACAAAAAAATCTTCTAGTGACTGGGCAAAAGAAATTTTAAGTTTGGACTTTTTCTTAAATCACGAATTAAGATTTAAGCTGATGTCTAAAAGACCAAATAATAAGCATTGGTAGGATAAGTGGGAAAAAATATTCACAATGCTCTGGTATTACTGTTTTTTGCACTTCTATCCATTCCAAgcactcttaaagggatagttcgcctcttttgacatgaagctgtatgacatcccatattagcaatatcatttattaaatttgacttaccccccgctgcgtcctgtgagccgagttccagcctcattttggcgttgacgaaagtagtccggctagttggctggggctacaaaaataaggcgttttgcttctccaaacaatatgcgttcaaaagagtaatacaatttgcttcacaaaatcgttcaacaggaaaagtcagacctcacaatcgctaggCACTATCTTTGCCTCCCTtaatatcaatgcgttcagccacctagcgatagccgcagctgttacggtgtttactgctcggaagcaggggactgctcggtctgcacttcggtctgcacggtctacacagcccgtagtgatacgaaggtagagagaaaatagcgccaagcgattgtgaggtctgactttttctggatgaacgactttgtgatgcaaatgtattactcttttgaacgcatattgtttggagaagcaaaacgctttatttttgtggccccagccaactagctggactaccttcgtcaacgccaaaactcagctggaactcggcccacaggacgcagtagggggtaagaaaatggtcataaatgatattgctaatatgggatgtcatacagcttcatgtcaaaagaggcgaactatccctttaagcgcCTGAAAGAGTAACCAAGGTCTTACATTTcatgccttgctcaagggctcCTTGAAGAACTGACACTTTCATACTAACAGAAACGTATGACTTTTGTTCCGGATTCCAGTTCGGGCGAGTCATCCTGTGTAAACAGGATTTGTTCACCAAACAGTCGCTGTTTATCCAAACACTTCGGTGATAGGAAGCTTCTCACTCACCAAACACTTCTCTAACAGGAAGCCCCGAGAGGGAAAGTGAGCTATCTGCCACATACGCCGATTTATACTGGTTGATGCCAACCGACGCCTTTTTAATTCTTACTCGTTCTCACCTCCCCTGTGCCTCTTGCCCTTCTGCTTCTCCTGAACCTTTCTGGTGAAATGTTTGTAAGCCTCCGTCTTCTGGTACTTCTCCAGCTCCCGCATGTAGCGCTCCTTATCTCGCTCCGCCTCATCCAAGTacctctgcagcaacaagaCAGAAAGGTGAGAGGGGCCGGGAGCGGTCGCCCGAAAAACGAGTCCTAAAACTGAGATTTGGCACAACAAGATGAGGGGGCATTGTGGGAGTGATGGTTACTTCTCAGGATCAGCTCCTTCCAGCAGACAAAAAACCCTTCATTTCCAACGCCATTAATCTACGTTCCCTGAATTCTTCTGGCAGAAAATGAGCCTCGGATTTCTGATAATAACGACAGTAATTTGTGGAGAAACTAATAAAACTATCTTCACTCGGAGATCTTGTCCCAGCACAGTGACGAATCAGACTTAGCTTTAAACTGCATGAAACAACAAAGTGGAGCAATTAATCTGCAAAGCTATCTGGGCTCGCGTCCACCGTTGGatctaaaaacaaaacatgcccCGACTTTCCAATCTTTCCTGGGAAGAGAGATTGGAAGAACTCCCACACCATAACTCAAGAATAGTAACACTGGTGAGCAGGAGGTATTCTGCAGTCAGATATTTCTGTGGAATTTAGAAAAGCAAAGCGTAAGGCATCGAGAATGTTATTACACCGAAGCTGTATGAACTGGAGCGAGACGACACAAAGCGACTCCCAAAATGACTGTGATGACATTTTTGAAAAAGAGGGTCGCTTTTGGAGCGGATGTCCCTGCCTCAGCAAGAAACTTCGTTCTTGTCTCAGAGGGGTTGAACTCGGACAGAATTCACAGCGGTACAGAATGTAAAATCAGATCAGACGCCATGGCCTCCACAGGTTTTTAATGTTCTGCTGTCTTTCTGCGCACTGAATAAAAGAAATAGATAAGTCCCTGCTGGTTTCGGATAAAAGATCAAATCCGGCGGGAAAACTTTGCATCCCGCTAACTCCTAACAACACCGAGTCTCCCTCAGTACGACCGATACTGGCAGAGGGAATGAATGAGCTCTTCCTCTGGTTTAACTCGCAGACTAAATCTCCTACCCGATGGCAACGCGGCAAACTCTGAAAGGCGAACATGTTACGAAAATTTCGGCGACTCCCTAAGAACAGATTTTTCAAATCAAGACTCAAGGTGGTAGCTTTATATAATCGCTGTGGCAGTCTCAATAAAGGCGCCTGGGGTCCAGGTGTTTTTGAGCGCAAACGGACCTGAAATCGAACATCCTCTTCACGCCAGCCAACAAACCGTTCGCTTTAAGAGTCATTTCAGACCCGGTCGACTCTCATGATGGCATGTTGCTGGTGTTTATCCTTCTCCGGTCTCTTTGGGTGACACCGCTGTCACACCTGAAAGCCAATAACAACCTGAGCTTGTTTCGAGAACTCTAAAAAGCTTTtgtcccccccaccccccctgcTGGCTGCTTCTTTTTTCCTGATCCGTTTATTTCATTCCAATGTTTTCTCAAAAGTTAGGCTGCCCTGGTTTTTGACAACCAAATCCAGGCGAGTGCTTACAGATTTGTGAGCGTTTTCAGGTGACCTTGGACTGCgtcgcacaaaaaaaaaaaaagaggaaaggaaATCACGGCTTTGAGACATTTCTCTTCACAGCCGTTTGCTCAGCGTGTAACCTGTCAGGAACTTCTTCCCTGACCTGCTTCTCCTCGGGGGGCAGCTTGCTCCACTCGTTGCCCAGCATCCTTGTGATCTCCGGAAAGGGCACGTCTGGACGCTCCGCCCGTAGCTGCTCCCGCCTGTCGTTCATGAACCGAACATAGCCCGTGAGGGGAGCTTTGGGTGCGTTGCTGTCCTTCATTGGCTTCTTTCGCTTCCTCCCTTTGGTCCAGCTGCCGCGCCGAGGTTTCTGTAAAGACAGCAGCAACGGATGTGATCGGGTGTTGGATGTAGCTGCTCCCCGGTGATCTGCGCCGCCGAGGCTCTTTTTCTCAAAgtttgagttggaaaaactgacaAATGTGCCATTTGGCATCCGTGCTGAAGTCTCACCTCATCTCCATTTCTCTGGTTGTTGCTGTCGGTGTTGACTGCAGGAGAGcctgtctgctcctccatcacTTCTATGAATTACAGGGAGATCTAAAGGGGGggaggaaggaaaaaaagaagagaaaatgcaGGATTTAGTAGCATCTACAAATCCAATAAGTATTATATGATCTAATAAGGCAATTGTTAAGCTAAGGTAAGGGTTGTGCTATCTGAGGCAGTTTGGTAAAGTATTTAGACACATGGTTGGTCAGATATGGAGGCAGTGTCATCGGCAATGCCAGGAAATAGACCGTTCCTTCTGCAGCAGTCTTATTTTCATCAAACCCTGTCTTGGCTCAAAACTTCTTCCTGGCCAGCCACGTTTCCTCTAATAGAAATTTCTGGCTCCAATCAATCATTATAAAgcaaggggaaaaaataaataagtaaaaatacCCCCATAACCTTTGCCTTTCAGATGCTAAAGTAGGCTTTATTCAACAGGCATGGTGGTTTGGAGCAGACTAAAGCTTACTGATAAAAGGACAGCCAGATGCTACAGCACTCTAACTACACTTTCGGTCTCTCTCGGGGTTCAAAACATCTGGCTTCCACAAAACTCTTGGCgagcttaaaaacaacaaccttTTCGACTCAAAGCCACTTTCAAACTGAAAGGCCACTTGAGTGCAAAAACGTCAGACTAACAGAGAGAGCGCCCACTTGAACTGTGTGCCGAGTCAGTCAGAGTACTTGTACAGGTTGTGCTCTCAAACAGGAGGGACAGCGTGTGCTTTAACCTTTGACCTCTTCTTCTCAAATCCCCACTTGGGAGTAAGACATCTGCATCCTGGATGCACTTTCAGCAAAAACCTCTCCATTCGAGTCTCGCAGGTGAGGCTGCAACGTGTCGATGCCGAGCTCTGAGgccaaatctaaaaaaaaaaaaggaggtaaaaaaaaaaagggagcaaACGGCACGTGCATATTCCCAGTGCTGCTTTGCTTTCCACACATCTCAAGATGGCTGTGCTACAGTGACCTCTGCTGGTGCTAAGCTCATAATGAACGATTCACACATGAACTGCAAGGACACAATAATCTATCATCTCACTATGTGTAACAATGAGATGGTGGGGAGTTTTACTGTCAATACGATGGGACTATGACAGTCCTTTTCATGCTTGTTAACCTCACTACATACCACAGCATGGGGCCAACACAATCCAAAATACAAAGAGATAACCAACTGGCATTACAAACCACAATAGGCTGTCCTACAAGCATTTAATCGGTCCTCTTTATTGTTATAACACTACGAGGCATGGCACTTGAAGCTGCAGTTAAAGCAAACTGGTATTGGGTACCAGTGATGGGAGGGAAACCAAAGATACAAACTCAAAAATCACAATGATTGTTGGGGGAACCAGGTTTCCTAAAAACTGATGTAGCAGCGGTGCATTCTTCATTAAAAATGCACACGTTTGAATGACGATCCTCAGCAGAAGCCTTGAACACAAGACAAGACTGGATTGAACATTTTCTCTTCGACTTTGCCGACACATCGGAGTCCAACATTTTTCGCAGGACTCGGACGCACATCTTAAATCAATTTAACAGCCAATGAATGCCATGTTTTCACCAATGAAAAAGTtaagatgcagtaaacacgGTGGAGAGTTGCGCGTGAATTCTGGAAACTTGTGAAAGTGGAGACGGATAGCctatgtgttcctatggaagaaggaagaaaaaaaaacacggatttaaatattttaacTGACAAACGTCACCGCCAAGCTTAAATTGATAAATGCGGACGTTTAGATAAAACGAATTTGATGTAATTCTGTTTAAATGTGCACTTTTAGATGGTCTCTTTGATTAGTCGCCGATTTGCatatgtttttcataaaaaaacaaaaacatttaaaaaatgaagaagCGGCTTAACGTTCACATAGGCGATTTCACTCTTCTGACGCACGAGACCGACACCAGGCAGACAAGCAAAACGAGTCCACAGTATCAAATATGAAGAAAGAAACGTAATGTCTTGCCTTAGGCTAGCTGATATAAAAACCCAGATGAAAGTTAATTTGATTATGTATCGACCTTCTGACCAGCGAGGGGTCGGACACGCATTTAACTTGCCTAAGCTTTATATCCGTGCGTGCA
This genomic interval from Odontesthes bonariensis isolate fOdoBon6 chromosome 7, fOdoBon6.hap1, whole genome shotgun sequence contains the following:
- the hmg20a gene encoding high mobility group protein 20A isoform X1; amino-acid sequence: MEEQTGSPAVNTDSNNQRNGDEKPRRGSWTKGRKRKKPMKDSNAPKAPLTGYVRFMNDRREQLRAERPDVPFPEITRMLGNEWSKLPPEEKQRYLDEAERDKERYMRELEKYQKTEAYKHFTRKVQEKQKGKRHRGDVGHQVASEALHEKDAEGKDRTVFDIPIFTEEFLNHSKAREAEMRQLRKTNMEYEERNAALQKHVESMRGAVERLEGDVMQERGRNGLLRQHLETLRQALTSSFSAVPLPGENSQDPVSGETPTLETIDSYMKKLHSIIITNPQEHENLINTVRDVVNRLDR
- the hmg20a gene encoding high mobility group protein 20A isoform X3, translated to MEEQTGSPAVNTDSNNQRNGDEKPRRGSWTKGRKRKKPMKDSNAPKAPLTGYVRFMNDRREQLRAERPDVPFPEITRMLGNEWSKLPPEEKQRYLDEAERDKERYMRELEKYQKTEAYKHFTRKVQEKQKGKRHRGDVGHQVASEALHEKDAEGKDRTVFDIPIFTEEFLNHSKAREAEMRQLRKTNMEYEERNAALQKHVESMRGAVERLEGDVMQERGRNGLLRQHLETLRQALTSSFSAVPLPVSGETPTLETIDSYMKKLHSIIITNPQEHENLINTVRDVVNRLDR